The following nucleotide sequence is from Tardiphaga alba.
AGATCTTCATAACGGTAGATCGACGGATAGCCGAAACCATATCCGTAGCGACCATAGCCGTAATAGCCCGGATATCCCCAACCGAAACCGGGACCGCCAAAACCACGATAGAAGCCGTGTCTGTGAAAACCTCCGCCCGCCGAAGCACTCGTGGGGATCGACATTGCACAAGCAACAGTCACCAAAAATCCCAATATCGCCTTGCGGAACATTCGCTACTCTCCATCATGCGCAATCGCGCATTGATCATCAGTAGCTATCTATCCGCATTGCGACCATCGTGAAATTCGGCAACCGTCACTTATTCGCGAGCTTGCACGCAGCGGATCATATGCGACACGACTATGCCCGCGTCAGCATCCCTTGCAGATGTTCTTCACCTTGCGGTCGACGTCGCGATCCTGCTTATCGACGAGATCGTTGCCCGTGCTTGGCTTGCCATCATACGACGGCTGGCCTGTGCCGCTCGCACCGGTGGTAATGCCGGCCGGCGCCCGTCCGCCGCTGGCATTCGCCGTACCAGCGCTGTTGGTGCCAGCAGTGCCGCCGGCCGCGCCACCTCCAGCACCGCCGCTTTGTGCGAGAACCGCCCCTGGTGACAGCAGCAAAACAGCTGCGAGGCCGGCAACGAAACGCGATGTATGAGCCATGAGAAATCTCCCTTGGCGCATCAACGGCCGGTGATAGCTAGCGTTCCGTGCCCGGAACGAATTCGGTGCGTGGCGCTTGATTTCACGACAGATGGGCGCGCCATGCGGAAGCTAATCACGTTCGATGACGACACACTGGGTAGACTGACGCAGCTCGGTCGTGATCGGGGGACAACGATGCAGCAGCTTGCTGACGAAGCTTTTGCTGATCTGCTGCAGAAGCATGGCGTCCCGACCGACCTCGATGATGCGTTACGCAGAAGCGTGAATGAGGTTGGCCAATCCACATCGGATCGCAAAACGACAAGGCGCCGAAACAATACCCCCGCAACAAGGAAGCGACCACATGCCAAACGAGCCGCAAAGAGATCCGTTCATCGAGGGTGAAGGCGCAGCCAGCAAAAATATTCCCGCCGAAGGCAACCCGTATCAGGAGGGGACTGAAGATTATGCGCTCTGGAGCGCGGGCCACGAACGCGTTGCCAGTGCGATAGAAGCGCGGGAGTCGGAAGGCACGTGAGCCTTCCGACCGTAGCCGTGATCAGCCGATCTTCTTCATACCCTGCTTGAAGCGCGGGCCATTGGCGGCATAGAAGCGCGCCGCGCTGCCCATTGCCGCAACCTGCTCCGGCGAGAGCGTGCGAATGACACGTGCGGGCGAGCCGATGATCAGCGAGTTATCGGGAAATTCCTTGCCCTCGGTAATGACCGAGCCGGCACCGACAATGCTGTTTTTGCCGATGCGTGCACCGTTCATCACGATCGAGCCCATGCCAACAAGCGCGCCATCTTCGATGGTGCAGCCGTGCAGGATCACATTGTGCCCGACGGTGCAGTTCTTGCCGATGGTCAGCGGAAAGCCCTTGTCGGTGTGGCAGGTGCAGTTGTCCTGCACGTTTGAACCTTCACCGATCTCGATCCATTCATTGTCGCCACGAAGCACGGCGCCGAACCAGACGCTGGCCTGTGGTTTCAGACGGATCTTGCCGATCACGTCAGCCGTCTCAGCGATGAAGTAATTTCCGTCGGCCGGAAGGTCCGGACCCTGCCCGTCGAGTTCGTAGATTGCCATGAGTGCGTGGTCTCCCTGTGACGAGCACACTGCCATGAAGCGGCAGGCGGAGACCAGTCTGCACTTACGATGAGGCCTACGCGCCGGCCAGAATGCCGAGAGCCTGCAACGTCAAAACGATGAACGTGCCGGACATCAGACTCCAGAAGCCGGCAAGCACCGTCGCGATCATCACGAACTGGAAGCGATGCGGCTCCGGTGCGCCGGATCGCAACGTGTTGCGCATGATGACGAACGGCGCCGTGAAGACCAGCAGCGGGACGGCGGCAAAGCCTTCCGGCGTCGGTCCCTGCTGCAGCAACGCGAAGCTTGGCGGGCGGTTGACGAAAGCCTGATACGCGCTGGCGACAGCGCCTGCGATGGCAAAACCAATGGCGATCTGAATGAAACAGTTGAGAGCAATAGGTGACATAAGAAGTTTTTCTAGGGCAATTGAATGTTCTCGCTTGCAATGCACCATATTGCGACGGAACGCCACACTAACGTTAAAAAATCGTTAACGCGGGACCTGCGGTTGCACCTCCTGCATGGCTCGAATGGAATTGCGGCGCCGCGCAAGCAGGCCGTTAACCAATCAAGTGCATGTTCAACCAGTTGATTCGCCGTGGCATGCCGCGGAACTCTGTTGAGTGGTAGTTGCTTACGCGCGCATGTCCCTGCTGTTCCCGACACACCCGACGACGCGGCCACGCCGCCGCCAGCGCCGTCACAGCAATCTCGTACCGACATTGTTTGGTTTGGGTCTCGCCGCCCCTGCCGTCGCGGTCGTCGCCTATCTGCTATGGCCGACCTGGCACAGCCAGAAGCCCGGCGACCCCGATCGCATTCCGGTGAGCGTCGGCTCCACGCTGTTCAACGTCGAGGGCCATGCCTTCCGCCGCAAGGTGCAGAAGCATTCCGGCCCGCAGGAGCGCGTCGATCTCAGCTACACATACCCTGCGCTGGAGGCCAACGAAGCGCCGCGTCATGTGACAGTGGAGAATTTCGACGAGCACGTGCAGCCGATCGACCGCATTTTCCTGTCGATCTCGGCGCATCACAATGCGACGTCGCCGGATGCGCGCTTGCGCACGATCTATCCGCTCTATGCGGATCAGGCGTCACGCAGCGCCGACGGACTGACTATTCAGCCCTTCTACGACAGCACGCCATACGCGAAGGAAGATCTGTTTCTCGGCAGCGCGCCCACACTGGTTGCGCGCTGCACGCGGGATGGGGCCACGCCGGGCATGTGCATGAGTGAACGCCGCGTCGGCGGCGCCGATCTCGTCTTCCGTTTCCCGCGCGCCTGGCTCGATGACTGGCGCACGGTCGGTGATGCCATGGACCGGCTGACGGTCCGCCTTGGGGACGATAAGTCGCCTTACTCGCTATCGGCGAGATCTTCTTCCAGGATCGCCATCTGGAACTGAAACGAGCGATCATCGTCTTCGTCGTCGACGAACAACACCCCGACGAATTCCTCGCCGATATAGACTTCGGCCGAGTCATCCTTCTTCGGGCGCGGCACGACGCGGATCTTCTGGTTGCCGAATACACGCTTGAGATAGGCGTCGAGTTTTCTGACTTCCTGAACGTCCACAGGCGTCTCCAATGCAGGTGATGTGGGATGAGTTGATGGAGAAACGTTTAATCCCAGATGACGCGCGCGGCTAGGCCGTTTGTCGAAAATTCACATCATCCACTGCAGTGCGATACCGAAAAAATTCGATTGTCATCGCCCGCCCTGGCGCGCAATTGCGCGCTTGGAGCGGGCGATCCAGTAGACACAAGTTGCGAGAATTGAACCGGTCGGTCGCCGTATACTGGATCCCCGCTTTCGCGGGGATGACACAAGGAGCGTATTCGCGCGTTGCTTACAAGCCTAGCGCGTTGAGCATCTGGTTCATGGTGCGCGATGGCTCTGAACATCCCGCCTCGCCCACGATCTTCGCCGGCACGCCCGCCACAGTGACGTTGTGCGGCACAGGCTTCACAACGACAGAGCCCGCAGCGATGCGCGCGCAATGGCCGACTTCGATATTGCCGAGAATTTTTGCGCCCGCACCGATCAACACGCCGCGACGGATCTTCGGGTGACGATCTTCGTTTTCCTTGCCCGTGCCGCCAAGCGTCACACCATGCAGGATCGAGACATCGTCCTCGATCACAGCGGTTTCACCGACGACGAAGCCGGTGGCGTGATCCAGGAAAATGCCGCGGCCAATCTGTGCAGCCGGGTTGATATCAGTCTGGAATGCACCGGACGCGCGGCTCTGCATATACCACGCAAAATCCTTGCGGCCCTTGTTGTAGAGCCAATGCGCAAGGCGATGCGCCTGAATGGCGTGAAAGCCCTTGAAGTAGAGCAGCGGGTCGATGAAGCGCGAGGTCGCCGGGTCGCGGTCGAACACTGCAACGAGATCCGCGCGGAAGGCGTTGCCGATATCGGGATCGTCGCGCAGCGCTTCGCTATAGGTCTGACGGATCAGATCGCCGGACAGCGCCGCATGATCGAGACGCTCGGACACGCGATGCACCACCGAGTCCTCGAGGCGACTGTGGTGCAACACCGTTGAATAGATGAAGGACGCGAGCTCTGGCTCGCGATGGACGATGTCCTCAGCCTCGCTGCGGATACGATCCCAGATCGGGTCCAGGGTTGCGAGTTTCGCGGTGGTAGGATTGGTGCTCTGCACGGCCATGGCGGACTCGCAAATTCATCAAACAGGCGAAGATTATAGCACAGTGCCCCATGCTGTCGTGGCGGGCCTCATGCCATCGTGAATGCCGGCCTACCCGATACTTGCATGCTAACACCTTGAATTAGCACACGTTCCCGGCGACGGCCCGGCACGCCCAATAACCGGGCGTGCGGAAGAAGTGGGCGCTGATACGGTGAAAACAAGGCCTCGGCATCGTCGCCGCGGCTCACATGATCAGCTCTGGCGCGACAGGAAGTCGAGAACGCCTTCCTTGTAGACCCGGTCGCCGACCGCACGCATGTGGTCGCGGTTGGGAATGTCCAGCACTTGCGAGCCGGGGATCACCTTTTCAAGCTCATGCGCTGAACCCGCCACATCGTCGGTGGTACCGACCGCAATCAATACCGGCACCTTGATGGACGCGGCTTCCTCATTCGTCATCAGGCGACGCGAACCGCGCAAACACGCCGCGAGCGCGCGGCGGTCGGAGCGGGTTTGATCTGCGAAGGCCCGGAAGGTCCGCCCCATGGGATCGTTAACATCCTCGAGCGACGCTGCTTCGAGCGCGGACGCGACATTCTCGCCGGGGCCACCGCCCTTGATCAAGCCAATGCCGATGCCACCGAGGATCGCACAGCGCAGCAATTCCGGATGACTATAGGCGATATAGGCGGTGATACGTCCACCCATTGAATAGCCCATCATATCGGTGCGCGCGATGTTCAGATGCTTGAGCAGCGCGCGCACATCGGCGGCCATGATGCCGATGCCATATTGTTCGGAATCGTAGAGCTTGGTGGAATCGCCATGTCCGCGATTGTCGAGCGCGATCACGCGGCGATTGTGCTTCTTCAGCTCGGACACCCAGGTCGGGTACACCCAGTTGACATTCTTGCTCGATGCGAAACCGTGCACGAGCACGATCGGCTCGCCCTCGCCTTCATCGAGATAAGAGATTTCGACTGCGCCGTTGTGAAAGCTCGGCATCCAGGATTCCGTTGTAATTGAGACATGCGATGTGGGTGGGAAGTGGCGAATTTAGCCTTGCTAGGCAGCCTGCGCCAGTGCGGGAGCCGGCGAAGTCTGCTTTGCCGCCATGTTCTGGAGTAATACGTCCTGGCGCACCGCGAGTTCGCGCCTGATGCGGCGCGCCTTGGATCGCTGCAGCCAGGACCAGGTAATGCGCTCGGTGGTCGCCTTGATGGAGATGACGAGACCGATCAGCATCCACAGCGCCCAGAGCAGCCACATGCTGAGATGGAAAGCACCCGCTGCGAGAACGACGGCGCCACGTCCGAACAATTTGATGATCGCGCG
It contains:
- a CDS encoding gamma carbonic anhydrase family protein, producing MAIYELDGQGPDLPADGNYFIAETADVIGKIRLKPQASVWFGAVLRGDNEWIEIGEGSNVQDNCTCHTDKGFPLTIGKNCTVGHNVILHGCTIEDGALVGMGSIVMNGARIGKNSIVGAGSVITEGKEFPDNSLIIGSPARVIRTLSPEQVAAMGSAARFYAANGPRFKQGMKKIG
- a CDS encoding DUF6949 family protein, encoding MSPIALNCFIQIAIGFAIAGAVASAYQAFVNRPPSFALLQQGPTPEGFAAVPLLVFTAPFVIMRNTLRSGAPEPHRFQFVMIATVLAGFWSLMSGTFIVLTLQALGILAGA
- a CDS encoding DUF3126 family protein, which encodes MDVQEVRKLDAYLKRVFGNQKIRVVPRPKKDDSAEVYIGEEFVGVLFVDDEDDDRSFQFQMAILEEDLADSE
- the cysE gene encoding serine O-acetyltransferase, with protein sequence MAVQSTNPTTAKLATLDPIWDRIRSEAEDIVHREPELASFIYSTVLHHSRLEDSVVHRVSERLDHAALSGDLIRQTYSEALRDDPDIGNAFRADLVAVFDRDPATSRFIDPLLYFKGFHAIQAHRLAHWLYNKGRKDFAWYMQSRASGAFQTDINPAAQIGRGIFLDHATGFVVGETAVIEDDVSILHGVTLGGTGKENEDRHPKIRRGVLIGAGAKILGNIEVGHCARIAAGSVVVKPVPHNVTVAGVPAKIVGEAGCSEPSRTMNQMLNALGL
- a CDS encoding alpha/beta fold hydrolase, which gives rise to MPSFHNGAVEISYLDEGEGEPIVLVHGFASSKNVNWVYPTWVSELKKHNRRVIALDNRGHGDSTKLYDSEQYGIGIMAADVRALLKHLNIARTDMMGYSMGGRITAYIAYSHPELLRCAILGGIGIGLIKGGGPGENVASALEAASLEDVNDPMGRTFRAFADQTRSDRRALAACLRGSRRLMTNEEAASIKVPVLIAVGTTDDVAGSAHELEKVIPGSQVLDIPNRDHMRAVGDRVYKEGVLDFLSRQS